The Salegentibacter mishustinae genomic interval GTCGAAGTATGATTTGTCCTTTTTCCAGAATCAGTTCTACTTTATCTTTAATGTGATACTTTTCGAGAATTGTTTTGCTCAATCTTAGTCCTCTTGAGTTTCCAATTTTAATAATTGAAGTTTCCATAACTTTATATTTTGTGAATACAAAGTTATTACTTTTAATTGGTTTATGAAATTAAGTTCGTGTTTTGTGAGTATTAATGCCAACGGTCTCGGTTCGTATGTTAGCTTTATCGAGGTAATTTAGCTAAAAATAGGAATTAATAATTAAACCAATGGAAGGGATAATGAGGTTTCGGTAGATACATTTTATTTAATGATATCGTGCGATAGAAATTCCACCCTTCCATTTTTCTCTCAGAACTTGAACAGTACCTGGATCCTTTTTAGAGATCGTATCAAAGACGAGCAAAAGTGATGGAGAATTGGGTTTATAATTAAACAATTATGGAGCACCACATTTTAAAAGTAGCCTTGGGAGTAGATGTATCTAAAGATAATCTGGCCGTCTGTCTTTGCCGCCTAACGGTTAACCTAACAAAAGAGTTTGAAGATCCTTTTGAAGTTAGTAATGATCTTCCCGGATTTAAAAAACTAATACGATGGCTTGATAAGCAAGTAGCCTCTCGTGAGAATCTGTGGATTGTAATGGAATCTACAGGTATCTATCATGAAGCCTTTGTGTACTACCTCTATGAAGCTGGTTTTAATGTGAGCGTGATGCAATCTGGTCGTGTTAAGCGTTATGCCCAAAGTCTGGACCAAAGATCCAAAACTGATGCATTGGATAGCCGTATGCTAGCTATGCTTGGCTGTGAACGAGCATTACCTTTATGGACACCACCTGATCCAATTTTAAGAGAATTAAAAGGTCTTAGTAGGGAACGTTCATTTTTGTTAAAGGAGAAGCAAATAGAAAAGAATAGGCTTCATGCTAGTGAACATTCTGTATACAGCAACAAACGAGAATTAAGACGTTATAAACAACGCTTAAAATTGATTGCTAGGCAATTGGAGGAAATAGAGAAAGAGATGATGGAATTGATCAATGCCAGCTCTTATTTAAAGGGTAGAATAAAGCATTTGGAAAGTATTCCGGGAATCTCTTTTGTGTCTGCAGCTACGGTAGTAGGTGAAACCTTAGGTTTCACTGGTTTTACCAACGCCAAGCAACTTACGAGTTACGCAGGGTTTGATGTAGTGCTGAAAGAATCTGGAGCTTATAAAGGCAAGACCAGAATTAGTAAGAAAGGGAATAAAAATATCCGTCGGGCACTTTATATGCCGGCGATGACCGCTGTTCGATGTAATCCCACATTGAAGAAGTTCTATGAACGCGTGAAACCTACTAAGGCTAAACCTATGATTGCTTTGGTGGCGGTAGAGCGCAAGTTATTAGTACTGATGTACAGCTTATGGAAGAATGAGATCAATTATGATCCGGAATATGAACAAAAAAAGACAGCAAGAACCGAAGTCCTTGCTGCACAGGATAGAAGCAATTTAGCATTGACTTCTTCCTAAAACTTTAATCAAAAATATTTGTTTTATAACACAGTACCTATCGCCAGTTGGCGGAGTATGGGACGCGGATTTGTCGGCATAGTATTGGTTTGTTGGTCAAGTTAATTATTTTCTTTCTAACGGTGCCGGCTATTGGCGATTAGCATCAATGAAAAAGCAGTAATCGGTTATCTTTAAAATTCACTAAAACATTAAAGATATGGAAACCCGAGTTACTGCCTTACCAAAGTTATTCATTGGCCTTGATATCCACAAGTCAAGCTGGAAGATTCATTGTAGTACCGATCTTTTTTCAGGTAAATCCTTCAGTATGGAGCCACATTGCGAGATCCTTTATAAATATGTTCGAAAGCATTATCCGGATCACCAGGTTAGTATTGCCTACGAAGCAGGGTGCTTTGGCTATGCCGCACATCGGAAGTTTGAATCTTACGGATGGCAGTCTCTGGTAGTAAATCCAGCAGATATCCATCGTAAGGGTAAAGAACAGTATACTAAGACCGATCGTATCGATGCCCAGCTCATTAGCCGGGAACTCAAAGATGGTCGTCTGGAGAGTATCCAAATTGTTGGGGAAGAGCGAGAATGTTTTCGAAGTTTATTTAGAAGACGCTATAGTCTGAGCAAAGATCTTCGACGTATTAAAAGCATGATCAAGATGCAACTCTTGTACTTTGGGGTAAAGCTTCCTCGGGAATTTGATAACGACCACTGGAGCCATGCCTTTCGCACTTGGTTAGAAGTTCAGGAATTCTCCCATGGGACGGCTAACGAGAGTCTGGCTAGTAAACTTCGAAGTTTTCGATTTCTGGATCAGGAATTCCGACATATTTCTAATCAAATAAGAGCTTACGCGCGTACCCATTATAAAAAGGATTATTATTTGCTAAAGAGTGTTCCTGGGATTGGAGGTATCGTAGCAGCTGGTATTCTAGCCGAGTTAGGTGACCTGCGACGTTTTAATACCCTGAAGCATCTGGCTGGTTATGTTGGAATAGCACCTGGTATCTATCAGAGTGGGGCTACTTCTCGAACTACCGGGATGACCCCCAGGGCTCAGCGTTTAATGCGATCCTATTTTGTAGAAGCCTCTTGGCAGGCTGTACGAACAGATCCTATCATGCAGGCCTATTACCGTAAGCATGTTGGAAAAGATAGTAAGAAGATTATCATAAAGGTGGCCCATAAATTACTGAGTCGGACTTTAGCAGTTATAAAAACAGAAACTCCTTATGAAATAGGAGTGGTAGCATGAAAATAATATAAATGACCAAGCCCTAGACAAACTTATCCAGTACCACAAAACAACGGTGGTGACCATAGTGGATCACATTTTATTAGCAAGTGGACAGGATTATATAACCGGAATCATAGCGATGCTGGTGGCGTTTCAAAACCAAATGACCACAAATAGGAGCCCGGGCAGGTTATTAAGTATTGAATTATTGACAAGCAACTCGAGGAGTGAAAAGGCTTGTCAACAAATTCAACACTACAAAATCATCATCATAATGAGATAAGAGAAAATAAAATATTAAATTTGAGAGAAGCGATTATTGCTTTTCATAGGAACCGATGTTGTGTACTGTTTTTCTCCTATTCTACTCTTATTTGAAACTTTAATCTTTTGAGCTTTTCTGTAGTTACAATTTGCGAAATGCCTGATAAAGATCC includes:
- a CDS encoding AbrB/MazE/SpoVT family DNA-binding domain-containing protein translates to METSIIKIGNSRGLRLSKTILEKYHIKDKVELILEKGQIILRPIESPRKNWEEKFKEMANNNDDEPLMNDVFEDENFDEWN
- a CDS encoding IS110 family RNA-guided transposase; amino-acid sequence: MEHHILKVALGVDVSKDNLAVCLCRLTVNLTKEFEDPFEVSNDLPGFKKLIRWLDKQVASRENLWIVMESTGIYHEAFVYYLYEAGFNVSVMQSGRVKRYAQSLDQRSKTDALDSRMLAMLGCERALPLWTPPDPILRELKGLSRERSFLLKEKQIEKNRLHASEHSVYSNKRELRRYKQRLKLIARQLEEIEKEMMELINASSYLKGRIKHLESIPGISFVSAATVVGETLGFTGFTNAKQLTSYAGFDVVLKESGAYKGKTRISKKGNKNIRRALYMPAMTAVRCNPTLKKFYERVKPTKAKPMIALVAVERKLLVLMYSLWKNEINYDPEYEQKKTARTEVLAAQDRSNLALTSS
- a CDS encoding IS110 family RNA-guided transposase, producing METRVTALPKLFIGLDIHKSSWKIHCSTDLFSGKSFSMEPHCEILYKYVRKHYPDHQVSIAYEAGCFGYAAHRKFESYGWQSLVVNPADIHRKGKEQYTKTDRIDAQLISRELKDGRLESIQIVGEERECFRSLFRRRYSLSKDLRRIKSMIKMQLLYFGVKLPREFDNDHWSHAFRTWLEVQEFSHGTANESLASKLRSFRFLDQEFRHISNQIRAYARTHYKKDYYLLKSVPGIGGIVAAGILAELGDLRRFNTLKHLAGYVGIAPGIYQSGATSRTTGMTPRAQRLMRSYFVEASWQAVRTDPIMQAYYRKHVGKDSKKIIIKVAHKLLSRTLAVIKTETPYEIGVVA